The stretch of DNA GGCGAAGCATGATCCGCCCTTGAGAATCCAACCGACAAATCTCCCCACTTAATGCAACTTGACGCCGCAAATAGTCATAATGCTGGGCGTTATGGGGGGGATTGTCTTCCGACAAAAGTCGTTCCACGAATTTCTCCCAAGCATCCTGCGGAAACAGGACGATGTGGTTTTCCCGGGCTACGGCGTAGAGGTCGGATTGACCCCACTTGGCGAGCTGATCCCGGAATCGCGCAGGAATCGCGACCCTGAATTTCTCATCCACCGCATGTTTAAAAACCCCGAGAAAAGTGACCATCAACCTGCTCCTGGGAAACGCCCCCTTATTACCCCATTTTGCCTATTCAAGGCGTAATTTTGCCCCTCATCGCGCCATATCATAATATCGAGGATAACACCTCATCGTCAAGAAATAGTTGAGACTTTTCGTCCTAAAAGAGGACAATTCTATTCCGAAAATGTATAGGCGCTAAGACGATCGATTGTTCGTGTCGTTAAAATGGGTTATTGGGAAGAGAAAAGAGGCGGAAACACAGCAATACGAACATTTGTTTGTTATTTATAGCTCTTTCAAAATATCGAAAAGTTGATGAGTCAGCGCTTTCCTCTCAAAAGGGGCCAGATCCTCCCGTTGGGCTCCATGTTCCGTCTTACCCTCACGAAAGGTCTGCCACCGGCTCTCCAGGCAATCGAGAATCTCAACCCCTGACCTCGGCGAAAAAGCCCAACCAGCACCCAAATCACGGGTCAATCGAACCGCATCGCCCTCTGGGTCGGCCAATGTCAGCAAAGGTCGGCCTGATCGCAAATACTCCCAGAATTTACCAGGGAGTATCAGCCGGCCCCGCTCCCCCTCTTGCTCGAGTAAAAGGAGAAGGTGCGCCGTGCCGAGCCAAGCGACCCCCTCCCGATGTCGGCACGGGGGCAGGAAGCGAACGTGACCCTCCACACCCGCCCGTAACGCCTCGGCTTCGTGGGTCGCATAATGGGGTCCGACGCACACCAGCTCGATATCTTTCTTGGCTTCAGGCCGGCGTCGCAACAACTGTGACAGCGGTTCAAGCAGGGGCTGAAGAGGCCGTTCGGGATTCAGTTGTCCCAGATGCAGGATTCGAAAACACTCAGGCGGAAGCTCGGTCTTGAAGTCACGAAAATCACCCTCATCGAATCCGTTCGTCAAGACGACAAATTTCCCGGGATCGATTGACGGATAACGTCCCACGAAATCCTCGCGGGTCATATAACTTGTCACAATAATCTTGTCAGCCCGTTCAATGACAGCCTTCTCCATAGAATGATGGATCTTTTTATGGATTGCCGTCGGAGGAGCGAAGCTCAATCGTTGGGTCCAAGGATCCCGGAAATCGGCGACCCATGGAATGTCAAACTTTCGGCATAAACGGAGTCCGGCAAGATGAGTGGAATCGGGTGACGACGTTGTCCAGAGAATATGATCCGGCTCCCGCCGCAGAATCTGAGTCGCACAGCGACCGGCCAGCAATGACCATGGCAGATAGGCATCCGGAACAAGACCCAGACCGGCGACCCAGCGCAACCCTCGGATCCAGCTTGTGGATCGGCGCTTCCCCTTTCCACCCCCCCCCATTGGAATTGGATTTTTGACGCGATGCACCGTGACGCTCTTTGGAATTTCTTTTGTAAGGGTGGCGTCACGAATCCAATATCCCGTTTCATGGGCCGTAACCACCGTCGGACGGACACCAAAATCAGGCAGGTACCGGACAAACTTCAATGTGCGCTGAACACCGGCGCCGCCTAGAGGAGGAAAGAAATAGGCAAGAACCAGTAATTTCAAGGACCGCAATCTCCATCGAGGACAGCGAATGGAATGGAACGGAAACCCTGTGATGACCGAATCCGCACAATGTACAACCCCGCAGGAACCATTCGTCCGTCGGCTCGACCGTCCCAAATCACCTCACCGGAACCGACATCATCAAACACCGCCAAATGGCGCCCTTCTGTATCCAAGATAACGCCACTCACCCGGCTGGGAAGACCGAGGATGCGGAGCGATTGGCTGCATTTCGGCTGGTAGGGATTCGGATAGACTCCCGGACGTTCCCTTCCTTCGGTCACCGTGCTGCTGGGTCGCACCATTGATAAACCCCAGGCCGTCCCAAGCCAAAGTGAACGACCATCTGGGTCAACCGTCATCGTCTCTATGTCGGGATGAACGAGTTCTGGAGAATCATAGGTATATTCATATGTGAAACCTCCGAACCCGTCTGGTAAAACCCGAGTAACGCCACTATTTTTTGTCGCAATCCAGGCGCCTCCCTCAGCGGTCGGAATAATATCTTTGATCTCGCTCGCCGGGAGACGGTTGTACCCTTGTGTCAGATAACGGAGACCATAAATATCCTTAACCCGGGTGACACCGGATGTGCTACCAACCCAAACGGCATCGGAGCCCACCGCGATACAGGTTGTCCGATCGCCAACCGGTCTGCGTTGAACTTGGGAACTGGAATAGTGAATCCAGTCGTCATCCGTCGTAAGAGGCACTCCATCAGAACCCAAATTCCAGCGTGAAAAACCTTGATCGACATAGCCGATCCAAAGAATCACCCCTTCAGCTGCAATAGCTCTAACATTATTGCTTTGGAGCTCTGCGCCCATCGTCGTGGTTGTCAACTCAATCCAGGTTGAATCTGAGGGATCCAGCCCGGTGACACCAAAGGCAAACTCTGTATTCTCGCTGGATGAAGCAAACCAAAGTCTTCCCCGCGCATCCTTTGTCATATCCTTGATATTGGTGGCTTGAGCATATTGGGAAATACCGTCAGGCCGGATCACCTCAACGCCGAAATCAGGCAAGGTCGAAGAAGTACCGCAGCAATTGCCCAGCCAAATGGCATCCCCATCGACGAGCAGGCGCCAGGTCCAAGTATTGGTCAATCCAGAAGTTCCCTTAACAATGGTGGACCAATTCCCGTTATCCCTTATTGTCAATAGCGGCTGCTGCTGTGGTTGAGCGGTGGAAGTCCAAAGACGGCCGTCTTTATCGAAGGTGATATCCCGATAGTGATGCCGCCTATCAGGACCCAGCATTCGATGCTGGACCCATTCTCCACCGAGACGTTCCCACAGACCGTCTTCCGAGTCGGCGAGACCATTGGAATTTCGGGCATTGGCGCTGGCGCCCGCCCATAACCGGCCTTGCTGATCGCGCGCCAGACTGGAGACGGGAGGAGCCCCCGCCGCCGCTGTTATCCACTGCTCACCGGCCGGGTCGAAGTAGTAGACACCCGTTTTGCCGGCGAGCCAGAGAGTATCGGCCGCGGAGTATAAATCCATCCAAAGTGGTGATCCCGGCAGACCTGCCTCATGCCCGATCCATTCATCGCCGTTCCAGATACCGATGAAGTCATCCGTAGCGACCCATATCAACTCATCATGGACGGCAAGATCGCGCAATGTTCGATTCTCCAGTCCCTGCGATCGGTCTTCCCACCGTCCAAGCTCAAAATTGAGCCTGACGACTCCGCCCAGATACCCTTCTTCCGTCACGGGTCGGCCGCCGATCCAAAGTTCACCTTGAAAAATTTGCCCGGTTCGAAGGTCCCAACTGGGCACAGGATCCAGATCAAGTCCCTCCAAACTCATCCAGACAAGAGAATCACCCTGAAAAACTGAAAATCCACCACGGGCGAGAACCAAGATCCAATCATCCTGTTTTATAAGATTGACGATGTCATCGCTCGGTATCGATTCCAGCAATGAAGTGAACGGCATGAAGATCGAGGATTCCACATCATAAATGGCGATCCCCTGCGTTTCTGTCCCGTACCAAATTTGATCGCCGGGGGCGCCAATGGCGCAGGTCAGCGTATCGCTCGAAAGACCATTCGCCGCCCGGTTCCATTGACGGAATTCGCCCGTCTCGGATTGATAGAAGAGAGCTCCGCCCGAGGTTGCACAATAAATCCCATCAGAGAGAGGAACGACGCCCCGGATATCATTCGCATAAATGTACGTCTGCCATGATTCCGCGGCACCATGTGATGAAGGATAACTGAGAAGTAAAACAATCAAGATAAAGAGACAAGTCAGACACCCGTGCGAGGATGATCTTCCCAAACACCCTTTGCTGGTATTATACAAACTCATAACGCTCCTGCACCGTCGGTTCGGCTCATTTCATGGCCAGCGGTTCTCTGACCCCAAAATATTCTGAGATCCTCTTCAAAGCTCCAGCGAAGGACGTAATATCGGTTGAGCCGGCGGTAATCCACGTGGGCGTTGTAAATCCAGGGATCAGAACCCCAGAGCCCCATAAGCCCCGGTGGAGCATCAGGAGCATCTTTTCTTTCTGACTCTACGAGACCATCCCAAATCTCCACGGGAAATGGGTAGATACCCACA from Candidatus Eisenbacteria bacterium encodes:
- a CDS encoding glycosyltransferase translates to MKLLVLAYFFPPLGGAGVQRTLKFVRYLPDFGVRPTVVTAHETGYWIRDATLTKEIPKSVTVHRVKNPIPMGGGGKGKRRSTSWIRGLRWVAGLGLVPDAYLPWSLLAGRCATQILRREPDHILWTTSSPDSTHLAGLRLCRKFDIPWVADFRDPWTQRLSFAPPTAIHKKIHHSMEKAVIERADKIIVTSYMTREDFVGRYPSIDPGKFVVLTNGFDEGDFRDFKTELPPECFRILHLGQLNPERPLQPLLEPLSQLLRRRPEAKKDIELVCVGPHYATHEAEALRAGVEGHVRFLPPCRHREGVAWLGTAHLLLLLEQEGERGRLILPGKFWEYLRSGRPLLTLADPEGDAVRLTRDLGAGWAFSPRSGVEILDCLESRWQTFREGKTEHGAQREDLAPFERKALTHQLFDILKEL